Proteins encoded within one genomic window of Actinoplanes octamycinicus:
- a CDS encoding VWA domain-containing protein, translated as MSFHWPWALAAVLVVPLLLAARWWLNRRRKRTAVTVSSVALIRAALPGRSAWRRRVPVLLFLAGLLALAGAVARPQARLAVPANNTSILLAIDVSGSMCSTDVTPNRLAAATDAAREFVRSQGDGTKIGLVAFSGIAGLLVTPTTDKDQLIDAIDTLKTARGTAIGQAILTSIDAIAEMNPDVPATGVDLGDAAPAPGGSAPPGDYQPDTIVVLTDGSNTTGVDPVTAAEQAAARRVRVFTIGFGTTEPSPMVCTPDQVSGDGFTGGGGFPGGGGFPGGGRGRVQEIDEDALTQVADLTGGRYFQAQDADELNGVLGDLPKEIGLHQQNVEISFWFVLAGALLVTTGAGLSLWWNRGPVPARRRSPGGSG; from the coding sequence ATGTCGTTCCACTGGCCGTGGGCGCTGGCCGCGGTGCTGGTCGTCCCGCTGCTGCTCGCCGCCCGCTGGTGGCTGAACCGGCGCCGGAAGCGGACCGCGGTGACGGTCTCCAGCGTGGCGCTGATCCGGGCGGCGCTGCCCGGCCGGTCCGCCTGGCGCCGCCGGGTCCCGGTCCTGCTCTTCCTGGCCGGTCTGCTGGCCCTGGCCGGCGCCGTGGCCCGGCCGCAGGCCCGGCTCGCGGTGCCCGCCAACAACACCTCGATCCTGCTGGCCATCGACGTCTCCGGCTCGATGTGCAGCACCGACGTGACGCCGAACCGGCTGGCCGCGGCGACCGACGCGGCCCGCGAGTTCGTCAGGTCGCAGGGCGACGGCACCAAGATCGGCCTGGTCGCCTTCTCCGGCATCGCCGGGCTGCTGGTCACCCCGACCACCGACAAGGACCAGCTGATCGACGCGATCGACACCTTGAAGACGGCCCGCGGCACCGCGATCGGCCAGGCCATCCTCACCTCGATCGACGCGATCGCGGAGATGAACCCGGACGTCCCGGCCACCGGGGTCGACCTGGGCGACGCCGCGCCGGCGCCGGGCGGCTCGGCCCCGCCGGGCGACTACCAGCCGGACACCATCGTGGTGCTCACCGACGGCTCGAACACCACCGGCGTAGACCCGGTGACCGCGGCCGAGCAGGCCGCGGCCCGCCGGGTGCGGGTCTTCACGATCGGCTTCGGCACCACCGAGCCGTCCCCGATGGTCTGCACCCCCGATCAGGTCAGCGGCGACGGCTTCACCGGTGGCGGCGGGTTCCCGGGCGGTGGCGGCTTCCCCGGTGGCGGCCGCGGCCGGGTCCAGGAGATCGACGAGGACGCGCTGACCCAGGTGGCCGACCTGACCGGCGGCCGCTACTTCCAGGCCCAGGACGCCGACGAGCTGAACGGCGTGCTCGGCGACCTGCCCAAGGAGATCGGCCTGCACCAGCAGAACGTCGAGATCAGCTTCTGGTTCGTGCTGGCCGGCGCGCTGCTGGTGACCACCGGCGCCGGGCTCTCGCTGTGGTGGAACCGCGGCCCGGTCCCGGCCCGCCGGCGGTCCCCGGGCGGGTCCGGTTGA